GACGAGGCCGTCCAGACCGCCGTGCAACGCTTCCTGACCTCTGACCTGTCGGAGTTGCAGCGCCAGATCAACGAGATCCTGGCCGGTAGCCTGCGCGGCATCACCGCAACCATGACCGTCGAAGACCTGAACTCCAACCGCGATTCACTGGCGCGCAGCGTGGTCGAGGAAGCCGGCGGCGATCTCGCCCGAATCGGCATGGAGGTCGACGTCCTCAAGATCGCGGGCATCTCCGACCGCAATGGCTACCTGGAGTCCCTCGGCCAGCGCCGCATCGCCGAGGTGCGCCGTGACGCGACCGTCGGCACCGCCGAAGCCGAGCGGGATGCGCAGATCCAGTCCGCCCAGGCCCGCCAGGCCGGTGCCATCGCCCAGGCCGAGGCCGATACCGCCATCGCCACCGCGACCCAGAAGCGCGACGTGGAGCTCGCGCGGCTGCGTGCGCAGACGGAGGCGGAGAACGCTCAGGCAGACCAGGCCGGGCCGCTCGCGCAGGCCCGCGCCGAGAAGGATGTCGGCATCGCTCGTGAGCAGGCCGAGGCCGCGCGCGTACAGGCCCGTACCGAGGTGGAGCAGCGTCGTACCGAGCAGGCCCAGGCCGCATTGCAGGCAGATGTCATCGCCCCCGCCGAGGCGCGTCGCCAAGCCGACATCGCCCTCGCGGAGGGTGCCCGGCAGGCCGCCATCCTCAAGGCTCAATCCGATGCCGAGGCCGAGCGCCAAAAGGGTGCCGCCGAAGCCGACGCGCGCAAGGCGGCCGCCGACGCCTACCGGATCGAGCAGCAGGCCGCCGCCGACGGCGCCAAGGCCAAGCTCATCGCCGAGGCCGACGGCACGAAGGCCAAACTGCTCGCCGACGCCGAGGGCATCAAGGCCAAGCTGCTGGCCGAGGCCGACGGTAAGAAGGAGGTCGCTGCCGCGCTCAATGCCTACACCCCGGAGGCCGCGCGCCTGCTCACCTTGCCGGACATCCTCAGCTCGGTGGTGCAGGCCACCGAGGCCGCGTCCAAACCGATCGGCGAGATTGAAAATCTGTCCATCATCGGCGGCGCGGGCGACACCAAGGACGCGTTGGGCACCTTGTTCGGGGTAAGCCCGCAGGCAGTGGCGAAAGTGATTGAGAGTCTCAGGGTTTCCGGGATCGATGTGCCCGAGCTTCTCAATCGCACCCAGCAAGCCAAGGATTCCGCATCGCCCGTCTCCGCACCCGCGGCGCGTCCGGAAGGATGGGTCGAGGAATAGCGACACCTGCTACGAAGTTGGGACGCGGCATGGGCGAATCGAATCTCAACCGGTATGGAGTGTGGAAGGGCGGCCCGGTCACCCCGGAGCAGGCCAAGGCGATCGAGGATCTCGGCTACGGCTCGGTGTGGATCGGGGGCGTGTTCACCTCGGACCTCGCGTACGTAGAGCCGTTGCTCGAAGCGACCGAGAATCTCACGGTCGCCAGCGGCATCGTGAACATCTGGACCTCCCCGGTCGACGAGATAGCTGCCGCGTTCCACCGCATCGAGGCGGCCTACCCCGGCCGGTTCCTCCTCGGGGTGGGCGCCGGGCATCCCGAGGCCTCGGCCGAATACCGCAAGCCCTACGACGCCCTCGTCGAATACCTGGATGGACTGGACGCCGCGGGAGTTCCCAAGGAACGCCGCGCGCTGGCCGCCCTGGGTCCCAAGGTGCTGAAACTGTCCGCGGATCGCACCGCAGGCGCACACCCGTATCTGACGACTCCCGAACACACCCGACAGGCGCGGGAAGTCATCGGTCCCGACGCCCTGCTGGTCCCCGAGCACAAGGTGGTGCTGAGCACCGACGCGCCCCGTGCACGTGAGGTCGGCCGACGCACCGTCGACTTCTACCTCCGGTTGAGCAACTACGTAAACAACTGGAAGAGGCTCGGTTTCAGCGATGAGGATGTCACTTCGCCCGGTAGCGACGCCTTCATCGACGCCGTGGTGGCGCACGGAACCGCAACGGAGATCGCCGCGCGACTGAACGAGCACCTTGACGCCGGCGCCGACCAGGTGCTGATTCAGGTCCTGGGCGACAAGGGTTTGGTCGACACATTGACCTCGTTGGCGGACACGCTGAGGTAGTCGCCCACTAGGGTTAGATCATGCGAATCTTGGTGACCGGCGGCGCCGGTTTCATCGGAGCCAACTTCGTACACGCAACGGTCCGCGAGCGCCCTGACGTCTCGGTAACGGTTCTCGACGCGCTGACCTATGCGGGTAGCCGCGAATCATTGACTCCGGTCGCCGCGTCGGTCGAGCTGGTCCAGGGCGATATCTGCGATGCGGACACGGTCGATCGGCTGGTATCGGACAGCGATGTGGTGGTGCACTTCGCCGCCGAGACCCACAACGACAACTCGCTCGCCGACCCGTCACCATTCCTACGCAGCAACATCATTGGCACCTACATGCTGCTGGAGGCGGTGCGTCGCCATGACGCTCGGCTGCACCACATCTCCACCGATGAGGTGTTCGGCGACTTGGAGCTCGACGACCCGAACCGATTCACCGAGACCACCCCGTACAACCCGTCCAGCCCGTATTCGGCAACCAAGGCCTCGGCCGACCTGCTGGTGCGGGCCTGGATGAGGTCGTTCGGAATCCGCGCGACAATCTCCAACTGCTCCAACAACTATGGACCGTATCAGCACGTGGAGAAGTTCATTCCACGGCAGATCACCAATATCCTGACGGGCCGCCGACCACGCCTGTACGGGGCCGGCGCCAATGTCCGAGACTGGATTCACGTCGACGACCACAACAGCGCGGTGTGGCGCATCATCGAGGCCGGCGCCATCGGACGCACGTATCTCATTGGCGCGGACGGAGAACAAGACAACCTGTCGGTGTTGCGGACCATCCTGGAGCTCATGGGCAAGGCACCCGACGACTTCGACCATGTCACCGACCGCGCCGGTCACGACCTGCGCTACGCGATTGATCCGACACCGCTGCGCGATGAACTGGGTTGGAAGCCAACGCATAGCGACTTCACCGGCGGCCTGACTGCCACCATCGACTGGTATCGCAACAACGAGGATTGGTGGCGACCCATCAAGGACTCGGTGGAATCGCAGTACGCCGCGAGGGGGCAGTGACGTGAAGATTCGCGAACTCTCGGTACCCGGTTCCTTCGAGATCACTCCGGTACAGCATCACGACAGCCGCGGGGTGTTCCTCGAATTGTTCAAGGGCCCAGCGCTGGCCGAGGCCATCGGGCATCCCTTCGACCTGCAACAGGCCAATTGCTCGGTATCGGCGGCCGGGTCGCTGCGCGGCATCCACTTCGCCGACGTACCCCCCGGACAAGCCAAGTACGTGACCTGCCTGACCGGAGCCGTGTACGACGTCGTGGTCGATATCCGCGTCGGCTCACCGACGTTCGGCGCTTGGGACGCAGTGCTTCTCGATCCCCAAGACCGGCGCGCCGTATACGTTCCGGAGGGGGTCGGTCACGGGTTCCTCGCTCTCGAGGACGACTCGACGGTGGTCTATCTGTGCTCGGCCGGATATGCCCCGGGACGTGAGCACGGTATCGACCCGCTGGATGCGACCGTTGGGATCCAATGGCCGACCCGCAGGCCCGACGGCACCGAGCTGTCCTTGCTGATCTCCGAAAAGGATGGTGCCGCACCGTCATTGCTCGACGCCAAGGATTCGGGTCTGCTCCCCGACGCCGCCGGCGTACAGGCCTACCTGAACGGCCTATCCGGCTAATCGATGTACCCACCTAGAGCGCGGCGTGTTTGCTAAAGTCCCTACATGACGCAACCGCCTGCTGGACCGCCGCCCTCGGATCCCGGGCCACCGGAGTTCCCGCCGTACCCGACGCCGACGGGCTCGGGGTACCCGCCGGTCGAGCCGCCGCCGGTAGGTGGGTATCCCCCCATTCCCCCGACCGGTCCTGCGGGCGTCGAGCCGTATCCGCCCTACCCCCAGACCAATCCACCGGCTTACCCGCCGCCACCCGGGTATCCCCCGCCACCGGCGTCGCCGTACGGTTACCCCGTTGCGGGCACCTACCCGCCCGTGGAAAGCGCACGCGGCACCAACGGATTCGCCATCACGGCACTGATCCTCGGCATCATCCCGATCTGCGCCGGCATCTTCGGTGTCATCTTCGGCTTCATCAGCCTGAACCAGATCAAGAGAACCGGTCAGAACGGCCGCGGCATGGCGATCGCCGGCATCGTG
The nucleotide sequence above comes from Mycobacteroides saopaulense. Encoded proteins:
- a CDS encoding flotillin family protein, coding for MSSLVIIVIVAVAALVLFVALPLIYVRNYVKVPPNEVAVFTGRGTPKVVRGGARFKMPGIERVDIMSLEPFNVNINLQNALSNNGVPVNVEAVGLVRIGSNDEAVQTAVQRFLTSDLSELQRQINEILAGSLRGITATMTVEDLNSNRDSLARSVVEEAGGDLARIGMEVDVLKIAGISDRNGYLESLGQRRIAEVRRDATVGTAEAERDAQIQSAQARQAGAIAQAEADTAIATATQKRDVELARLRAQTEAENAQADQAGPLAQARAEKDVGIAREQAEAARVQARTEVEQRRTEQAQAALQADVIAPAEARRQADIALAEGARQAAILKAQSDAEAERQKGAAEADARKAAADAYRIEQQAAADGAKAKLIAEADGTKAKLLADAEGIKAKLLAEADGKKEVAAALNAYTPEAARLLTLPDILSSVVQATEAASKPIGEIENLSIIGGAGDTKDALGTLFGVSPQAVAKVIESLRVSGIDVPELLNRTQQAKDSASPVSAPAARPEGWVEE
- a CDS encoding LLM class F420-dependent oxidoreductase, which produces MGESNLNRYGVWKGGPVTPEQAKAIEDLGYGSVWIGGVFTSDLAYVEPLLEATENLTVASGIVNIWTSPVDEIAAAFHRIEAAYPGRFLLGVGAGHPEASAEYRKPYDALVEYLDGLDAAGVPKERRALAALGPKVLKLSADRTAGAHPYLTTPEHTRQAREVIGPDALLVPEHKVVLSTDAPRAREVGRRTVDFYLRLSNYVNNWKRLGFSDEDVTSPGSDAFIDAVVAHGTATEIAARLNEHLDAGADQVLIQVLGDKGLVDTLTSLADTLR
- the rfbB gene encoding dTDP-glucose 4,6-dehydratase gives rise to the protein MRILVTGGAGFIGANFVHATVRERPDVSVTVLDALTYAGSRESLTPVAASVELVQGDICDADTVDRLVSDSDVVVHFAAETHNDNSLADPSPFLRSNIIGTYMLLEAVRRHDARLHHISTDEVFGDLELDDPNRFTETTPYNPSSPYSATKASADLLVRAWMRSFGIRATISNCSNNYGPYQHVEKFIPRQITNILTGRRPRLYGAGANVRDWIHVDDHNSAVWRIIEAGAIGRTYLIGADGEQDNLSVLRTILELMGKAPDDFDHVTDRAGHDLRYAIDPTPLRDELGWKPTHSDFTGGLTATIDWYRNNEDWWRPIKDSVESQYAARGQ
- a CDS encoding dTDP-4-dehydrorhamnose 3,5-epimerase family protein; the protein is MKIRELSVPGSFEITPVQHHDSRGVFLELFKGPALAEAIGHPFDLQQANCSVSAAGSLRGIHFADVPPGQAKYVTCLTGAVYDVVVDIRVGSPTFGAWDAVLLDPQDRRAVYVPEGVGHGFLALEDDSTVVYLCSAGYAPGREHGIDPLDATVGIQWPTRRPDGTELSLLISEKDGAAPSLLDAKDSGLLPDAAGVQAYLNGLSG